The sequence CCAAGCTTCTCGAGGATAGCGAGAACCCATAGTCTGATTTCTATCAGTTTGGAATCCAGATAACTTACCTCCAGATCCACGACCAGGCTGCAGCAAACAAGTAAATACTTTTGTGTATAAGACTAAAGGTTGAAGTTGGTATCTAGCAAATAAATACCACGCTACTAACTTGAGAAATAAAAGACCCTTTTCTAATCCAAGAAGATGGCAATAAAAAAGGGTTTACAGTGGAAATGATGATCAACTATACATATgagaaatgaaaaacaaagttATGCATCCTCTAACAGCATGGACAACAGAACCATGCTGTAGATGAATCAGGGAGGTACTGTTTTTTCACAGTAAAGGTATTATCAGACTTCTACTACCCCTTCCTTTGAGCTTAGACAAATAATGACCATCTTATGGTAGTAGAAAGCCCTCCAAACAGTTTAACAACAATTTTGCCTATAAGAATAGCATCATTTAATATCAACAAATAAAATGCTTATCAGAGAGAGTGACAGAAACATGTTGAGGAAGCTTACACCCAGAAGTGACATTGTATCATCAGTGATATTAGAGGAGTCATCTACCAGTGGCAGCTGAGCCTGACCAGATTGTTTGCTCCTAAGATCAGAGTCCAATCGGGAAGCAGCTCTTGTTCCAAAGCCAGGTCTAGCCCCAGCCCCTCCAAAAGGTGGAACAGATAATAACAAACCATTGCTCCTGCTGCGATCTATTAAAGTAGGACTCATATCTTCCCAGTCGAATTCCTCCTCTTCAGTATTTTGCCATGATCTTGGACCCACTTTATTGGCTGTGCCATCTACATCTAAGCGTTCAATTTGCAAATGTTTGCTATTTGgaattcttttccttttgtctTCTCCATAGGCATCTATTAAAGCTCTGGGCCCTTGATGTTCATGTCCATTAGAAAGATTATACGCAATAGAGGCTTCAAATTTCTTATGGTTATCATCAGAATAGTGTTTCCTTCTCCATTCATTTGTCTCTTCATCTCTGCCCATGGATCTAAGAGGTCCACAATCTAAAACAGGATGAGATGGAGAAGCCCCCTCAAGAAACCTTCGAGGAGAATTTCCTGCCATGAAGTCATCAACTTCTGAAGGCAAAGGCCTCTCAGCTCCAATTCTTGAAGGTGACAGGCGTCTTGTAAGCCTGGAACTTGAAGGTGGATGTAGCCTATTAGGCCCGTGTACAAAAGATGAAGGACCAGTATTTCCCATTGTGTTTAATCTTTGGGCTCCAACCTTTGAGGGTGTGACCTCTACATGATCAGAATCAAACTCATCACATCCAATGTAAGGTTTGTGACCATGCACTTTTAGAGTTGAAGAAGCTCCTCTTACATGCTGAGCACTCTGCAAATGATCAATTTTAGCATTTTAGATGTCTGCCATTTATGCATACTCAATTAAAAACATTCTCACTGCACATATTAGTGTCAAATATATCTTTCTAAGCATCTTTGCTACTCTATATAgcaatccatcaacaaaacAAGAGCCAAGACCCACCTTCTGCCCAAACCAGGGAAGGCAAATGTATCAAAAAAGCTACATACAACTATAGAATTGGCTGTTCTGATATGAAAGcatatgagaagaaaaaattgGATTTAATCACATTGTACACTTATAATTTGAGGGCACCAGAACTACACTTGATATTTTGGAGAAACTGGATACAGTATTGCTATTTCAAATCGTCCTATTCTCACTAATGTAATTTCCATTACagatagaaaaatattcttatCCACAAATTTATCCAATGCTAAATCAGGCCCACTATTAATATGGGTATTTCTGTTTCCGGAGATCTGCAGCTTAAATTAAAGCTCTGAAACAAGTAGCTAATAAGTTAAAATTGGAATTGGTGCAATTCGCAGAATTAGAGGCCTTTGGTCCTTGCCGATTGGATCGTCCATATAATATGCAAAAAGAAACTCCAGATATTTGGCCCATCGTAAGCTTTTACAAGTATGGTTTTCATTTGTTTATGCAGATCTTTTACAGGCATCTGTGACAGGCTACTGCCACTCGGATGGCTTAAACGTTATCAGAAATGCCAAATTGACACATAGCACCAGAATAATCCACAACCTCCAGTATAGCAAGGTTGTCTGAAACTCAAACAGGTGGTAATAGTCCAGAAAATTTGTAATTACAACATGCAGCATGTGAATTAATGTACAAAAATCCCATAGAAAATTATAAGGATCCTAAACATTTAACCATATAATCTCACCAGCAGGGCACTAACATAAGCTTGTGGTCTAAGTCTAAACCACATATAAGAGAGCAATCTCATAGAGAAGCTTACATTTTCCGAAGGTGAAGGTTCCAATCGCACGTATTTGGGATTAACATGAATAACATTTGTTGTCCTTGGAGAGTCAGATGCCTTCAAGGAAGATAAGCCAGAGGagtgattattattattagcttGTGAAGAAAACTGCAACTGACTCTCAATCTTGCTAAGCACAGAGGGAGGAAACACAGTAGACCATGTTCTAAAGAGGTGGCGCATTGAAGTATGCAGGTTAGGATGAACTTGTTTGTAAGCAGCACAGAAAACCTAGCAGAAGTGAATAAAAGTGCAATCAATTTCACTAAAATAACACAAATTGAAATGCCAATTGTGTACTAATTTTCTCACCTCAGGCAGACGGGAAGAAAAATGCCTAACATAATCACGGCCTATGTTCTTTACAATGCTATCCAATAAATATAGTGAAGGCAGTTTTTGATCAACTGGAACCTGTTAAAAGTTAACAAATTAAAACATCCAACTATATATGAATGTATCTATCaaccaaacataaaataaagaagaaaaattataatctttgaatttctaaagtatcaattttttttcttttatacatACAAAAACCCCAATGACAAAGCGCTAAAATTGAGTACAAAAACTGCAAACTTGTCCTCAACGGACCTCGACAATACGGGCACAAATAGCGTCAGCAATGCCAGCGCCGTGCTCTCTGAGCTCGCCAGCGATAATCGTCAAATCCGTAATAATAGGCTTCGAATTGAAAGTCAATTCATCAAGCACGAGCTCATAAAGCTGCACTATTTCCTCGCTGCTAAGAGTTGATGTCCCTGCCACGTCATCATCCTCCATAGAAACCCTAGCTTGCTCTTCCTTTTGCTTTAATAAAACCTTGAATCTGTCAAGCAATGACGGTGGTTGCTTCTGCGAGAGGTCATTGCTTGGCATGATAGGCTTGATTGAGTTAGTATTCAACCTAGGGTTTTGAAGAATTTTCTCCGAatccattttaaatttaaacacaGAGAAAACAGTAACATAAATAACAGTAATGAGTgtgaattagggttttgaagaAGAACCATGAGAGGGTGATTACTGAATTAGGGCTTTTAATTGTCACCCCCATCGAATCTGAGAGACGATACCCAAAtcgttttattatttatttatttttattttttttcctctcttagTTTTATGAACCGGTGGGTACTTTTCTCGTGAGACTCAGACTGTTATCGAGATGGATGATATGATATGTATAGATTTTTGTTTTCCGATTAACCACCATGTCCACGTGGCAATTGATATAACGCGCTTATATCATTCTTTAAGTGTCATTGTCTACACCTGAATGTTAAATCTACGGTCATgatttaaaacaaaagaagaaggtCCACCAATCTGACTGTGTGACTGGGACTGGCTTTTTAACTTCCAATTCTTTCTTTAACTtcagaaaagaacaaaatttGGGGAAAATCTGACAGAAGGTTTTCTCTTAATGTTGGGGTTACTACCTAATACTACACAGGATGGGTGAACCGTTAGccatttttaacaatttattaatttaattaacggTGGCCGAACcgttattatattatatttcataaattgtttaaattttttttaatattttaatatatcttttataattagtcaataaattaataaaataataataatattattattattatttattatatttttataaggatttttcaattaatatattaaatatgtctatttaaattaacattaaagtaatttattaattattatattaattatatttatataattaatactgaatatataataaatatgaaaattacacataaataataattatagtaaatataataattacacgtatgttaaaaaaattatatatatatagacaatTAATCGAACAGTTGGTTTTATAATATAGATtattgaaaatcaaaatttattctaaaaaaataaaattaaaaccaaaactataaattcagttatctattttatcaatttgattttttagttTCGAATTGATTTTTTGATTTGATCAAATCTTTTATCACTCCTATTGCACATTGTTCTGATACGATGtacaataatttctaaaatatagatttagtaaaatttattatgattaatttattattaaaatcaaataaaatttatttatttttagcattaattaattttaatgtctaATGCTAATCTTTTATccaattcaaataaaatttttaatttcaatgaaatttaatttaaattcatgattaaaaaaataaaaaaattatattttcattaaaatttgtgataataatttaaaattaaattatctaatttttaataatgttactgtaaaatattcatataagAGAATtacataaagtaaaaaaatgttaattaattattttattagatatttaaaattagcttctattaaaagtaaaattatatcttaatttgataaaatatattaattatatataactacattaattttaaatagagCAGTTAACTTTATAAgaagattttaatataataaaaaatttatatactagTCGTTTACTCGTGCATTggatgataatttttatcatttcaattataaaattaagttgatagatataatttaataaaaaaattatttaatgttaatttataatactttaaaaaataatagcaaactaattatttttaaatattcttaatttttaaaattttaaaattaaattaatgtaataatatagaaattattttagtattatataacttaatactataattgatattactattagaattaaaattttattatataattaaaaaataataaataaatataatattaaaaaataatttaagatgatattttctaaaattaaaaataattgtctaattaaataattaatttaatagttaatataatattgaaatataattaatatgctatttttatgataaaagtAGTATCATtcttattagaaaactatttattagttaatataatattaaaatataattaatatattattttttagaatagaattagtatcattatttgattagaaaattaattttttttaataaatttaagaaactatttattagttaacacaatattaaaatataataaatatattatttattaggattagagtccgtatttaattagaaatgtaacttattaatcgataaattaatagaaaaaattctaaaaattatatgtggCAAAAATGAttcacatgtcaaaataaaaattatgcatataaaaaattaaacacatatgtcaaatattttttaaatattcttagttttcttttgttgcaGGTGTtcgatctttttttttttttacattttgcAATACTTGATATTGTCCTTGATTCTAtgcttaaagataaaaatcaGCTTAAATTTCTTGTTCCTGGATTGATTCTTGAACCTTCTTGTTTGggttaaagaaattaaatggTGAGACCACGTCAGACTGTGaacaaaatttattgtttccTTGCTTCAAAATTCATGACCTTTATTCTTAGTTTTGTTTCTGGGTATTGTACCTTTGGCTTCTTGTTTTTTTGCATTGATTTGCTAGTTGTTTGGTTAAAGGTCAGTTTGCGTTGACGTGCTTTTCTTCTTAGCGCGGAGTTTGTATAGCACTTTATGTTGACATTGAGACTGGACATTGCAATAGATCCGCTACACAACGAATgcgtttattttttaaatgattcaTATCGTCAAGTGTATCCATTCCAAATGGATACTCTGACATAGAACGAGaaagttgaatttgattaattcAACTTATAAAACTTTggaacaattaaaaaattacaaaaatcaaGGCATAATATAGAGAATGTTCATTCAATGAGCAATTCAATAAGAGATCTCGGATCGAATCGGTATAAGCTAATTTTCATCAGGATATGAAAGGCTAAAGATCATCACCATTACAGCTATAATTAGAGACGAGTAAACGTAACAATTCTTAGCCATTTGGCTTCTGCTATGTGGATTAGTTTTTCGACTGCTCTCCCCATGATTCATTGTAAATCTGATATCATGGAAAAGAACTGGAGTAGAAGATTTACCACCAGAATCAGTTCTTATGGacatctttttcctttcttccgATATAAGGGATCTCCGTGGACATGCCTGGCTGGTGAACAAGATGAATGGAAGTTGGATCCAGTGTCTCCTTGTTGATATTCTTAAGGTGTATTATAACTTCCTTGTTTGCTTGTGCTATGTGAATTTGTCTTGTGTGCAAGTCAGAATGAAGTCAGTCAATTCTTCAAGGCGTAAAGCCACAAGAAAGAATATTAAGAGGGTTG comes from Ricinus communis isolate WT05 ecotype wild-type chromosome 5, ASM1957865v1, whole genome shotgun sequence and encodes:
- the LOC8284235 gene encoding polyadenylation and cleavage factor homolog 4, which translates into the protein MDSEKILQNPRLNTNSIKPIMPSNDLSQKQPPSLLDRFKVLLKQKEEQARVSMEDDDVAGTSTLSSEEIVQLYELVLDELTFNSKPIITDLTIIAGELREHGAGIADAICARIVEVPVDQKLPSLYLLDSIVKNIGRDYVRHFSSRLPEVFCAAYKQVHPNLHTSMRHLFRTWSTVFPPSVLSKIESQLQFSSQANNNNHSSGLSSLKASDSPRTTNVIHVNPKYVRLEPSPSENSAQHVRGASSTLKVHGHKPYIGCDEFDSDHVEVTPSKVGAQRLNTMGNTGPSSFVHGPNRLHPPSSSRLTRRLSPSRIGAERPLPSEVDDFMAGNSPRRFLEGASPSHPVLDCGPLRSMGRDEETNEWRRKHYSDDNHKKFEASIAYNLSNGHEHQGPRALIDAYGEDKRKRIPNSKHLQIERLDVDGTANKVGPRSWQNTEEEEFDWEDMSPTLIDRSRSNGLLLSVPPFGGAGARPGFGTRAASRLDSDLRSKQSGQAQLPLVDDSSNITDDTMSLLGPGRGSGGKLSGFQTDRNQTMGSRYPREAWKSPHHFSQSADLINAKGRNRDLQMPFSGSGISSSGSEILASLVDQLPDADAQIIRPPTLPSRMSSSTALSSTGVWPLVNVHKSHQPPLRPIFPPQMQSRSLLDPRNASNTAVNQGFQKSSFLSEQQLNGLESKEHSLTKQPLLPSQHAAMNQQNQGQVNPFQPQRENFPPSVASLPPHPLAPTFDHRYVTQAHGSAMSRIHSNLVSSMPLPLPVNNIPNTMHLQVGVRPPLPPGPPPASHMIPIPQNAGPVASNQPAGGAFSGLINSLVAQGLISLKQTPVQDSVGLEFNADLLKVRHESAISALYADLPRQCTTCGLRFKCQEDHSSHMDWHVTRNRMSKNRKQKPSRKWFVSATMWLRGAEALGTDAVPGFLPTEAVVEKKDDEEMAVPADEEQNACALCGEPFDDFYSDETEEWMYKGAVYLNAPSGSTASMDRSQLGPIVHAKCRSESSVAPPEDIRSNEGPDTEEASQRKRMRS